One genomic segment of Candidatus Poribacteria bacterium includes these proteins:
- a CDS encoding aminotransferase class III-fold pyridoxal phosphate-dependent enzyme codes for MTMDYRKTDKAHVWHPLFQHQRLEETTLVVFESAHGTTLVDAEGREYLDAYSALWNVNVGYGRQEIADAVYAQIQQLPYYPHSQINVPATVLAEQLAACLPGDLNHVFFCNSGSEANETAIKMARQYGRQTYPGENRYKIISRYRGYHGFTYGALSATGQSRRRKAFEPLVPGFIHAHPPYCHRCPIGLDYPSCGTECADEIERIIRWEGPETVIAVIAEPIIGGGGVIVPPDDYLPKLRQICDDYGLLLILDEVITGFGRTGKMFACEHWDVQPDLITLAKGLTSGYLPLGACVASATVFDAFLGESDENKEFAQVCTYGGHPVACAAGIANLEILQREQLWKNSEKVGAHLLSKLETLRDLPIVSDVRGKGLMIAVEFVQTDGMPLETAMTNQIVGQLRDFNTGGIIVGKIGHAVDEPENIIYIAPPLILTEAEADRIFETLRQVLVQQEF; via the coding sequence ATGACGATGGATTATAGAAAAACCGACAAGGCGCACGTGTGGCATCCACTGTTTCAGCATCAACGCCTTGAGGAAACAACGTTAGTCGTTTTTGAATCGGCACACGGGACAACGCTTGTAGACGCGGAAGGGCGTGAGTACTTGGATGCCTACTCGGCACTCTGGAACGTCAATGTCGGTTATGGTAGACAAGAGATTGCGGATGCTGTCTATGCACAGATACAGCAGTTGCCTTATTATCCACACTCGCAGATTAACGTCCCTGCCACGGTGTTAGCGGAACAGCTCGCGGCATGTCTTCCGGGTGATTTGAACCATGTCTTTTTCTGCAACAGCGGTTCGGAGGCAAATGAAACCGCCATCAAAATGGCACGGCAGTACGGCAGACAAACCTATCCGGGTGAGAATCGCTACAAAATTATCAGTCGGTATCGTGGTTACCACGGATTTACGTACGGTGCTTTGTCAGCAACAGGGCAGTCACGCAGACGGAAGGCTTTTGAGCCACTCGTTCCGGGGTTTATACACGCGCATCCACCTTACTGCCACCGATGTCCTATCGGATTGGACTATCCATCTTGTGGCACTGAGTGTGCTGATGAGATTGAACGGATAATTCGGTGGGAGGGACCCGAAACAGTCATTGCTGTCATTGCTGAGCCTATCATCGGTGGCGGGGGTGTGATTGTCCCACCAGATGACTATCTTCCGAAACTGAGGCAAATCTGTGACGACTACGGTTTATTGCTCATCCTTGACGAGGTCATCACCGGCTTTGGACGCACTGGAAAGATGTTTGCCTGTGAGCATTGGGACGTACAGCCCGACCTTATTACGTTAGCAAAGGGGCTGACGAGCGGTTATCTGCCGCTCGGTGCTTGTGTCGCCTCAGCAACGGTTTTCGATGCATTCCTCGGCGAGAGCGATGAAAACAAAGAATTCGCTCAGGTCTGTACCTACGGTGGACATCCAGTGGCGTGTGCTGCCGGTATTGCGAACCTTGAGATTCTCCAAAGGGAGCAGCTCTGGAAAAATTCGGAAAAGGTGGGTGCACATCTGCTCTCGAAATTAGAAACGTTGCGTGATTTACCCATTGTTAGTGATGTTCGTGGCAAAGGGTTGATGATAGCCGTAGAATTTGTCCAAACTGATGGGATGCCTCTGGAAACGGCAATGACCAACCAAATTGTGGGTCAGTTGCGAGACTTTAATACAGGGGGAATCATCGTCGGGAAAATCGGACATGCTGTCGATGAACCGGAAAACATCATTTATATCGCACCGCCCCTGATTCTCACGGAAGCAGAGGCGGACAGAATTTTTGAGACGTTACGTCAAGTACTTGTCCAGCAGGAGTTTTAA
- the mtnP gene encoding S-methyl-5'-thioadenosine phosphorylase: protein MSLIRKESLKMRIGIIGGSGFYQMEGLTDIEELTVETPFGKPSDALILGNLDGKPVVFLPRHGVGHRILPSEINVRANIYALKSLGVEWLISVSAVGSLRQDIEPRHFVVPDQLYDHTKDRKSTFFGDGIAAHISLAHPFCSILSDCLYTAATDVGATAHNGGTYICMEGPAFSTQAESELYRHFGFDIIGMTAAPEAKLAREAEICYAVLACSTDYDCWHPEHDNVTTEMILENVRANVETSKKIVRSAVANIPIEERNCACSTALQFAIATQPDKIPTAKRHELKLLLDKYLT from the coding sequence ATGTCACTTATCCGCAAGGAATCATTAAAAATGCGTATCGGAATCATTGGCGGCAGCGGTTTTTATCAGATGGAAGGCTTAACAGACATCGAAGAACTCACGGTCGAAACCCCGTTCGGTAAACCGAGCGATGCTCTTATTCTGGGCAACCTTGATGGGAAGCCCGTCGTTTTTCTACCGCGGCACGGCGTTGGCCATCGGATCCTTCCTTCTGAGATCAATGTCCGCGCCAATATTTATGCTTTAAAATCGTTAGGCGTTGAATGGCTCATTTCCGTCAGTGCCGTCGGAAGTCTACGACAAGATATTGAACCTCGCCATTTCGTTGTGCCGGATCAACTCTACGACCACACCAAAGACCGAAAGTCCACCTTTTTCGGCGACGGTATCGCCGCACACATTAGTCTGGCACATCCTTTTTGCTCAATTCTGAGTGATTGTTTATATACTGCAGCGACCGATGTCGGTGCAACCGCCCATAACGGCGGCACCTATATCTGTATGGAGGGACCGGCGTTTTCTACACAAGCGGAATCTGAACTCTACCGGCACTTCGGGTTCGACATCATTGGAATGACCGCTGCCCCGGAAGCGAAACTCGCTCGTGAGGCAGAAATCTGCTACGCTGTCCTCGCATGTTCTACCGATTACGATTGTTGGCACCCCGAACACGATAACGTGACAACAGAGATGATCCTTGAAAATGTCCGTGCCAATGTAGAGACTTCCAAAAAGATTGTAAGAAGTGCTGTTGCCAACATTCCAATTGAAGAACGGAACTGCGCCTGCTCAACCGCCCTGCAATTCGCAATTGCTACCCAACCCGATAAGATACCAACAGCAAAGCGGCACGAGTTAAAACTCCTGCTGGACAAGTACTTGACGTAA
- a CDS encoding MBL fold metallo-hydrolase — protein sequence MNLRIIEWRAVQETIVKKMALLQCGNLTLEGKSSSAVATYVRVRELDLVFDLGRCPMNFIGIGNVFISHFHLDHYFGLPIYISQRWLAGIPPGNIYVPWSGSKQLMHILDRISALDTGKSWAYQITPVRVGDEIPFRQNLVAHILPSDHSVPAVSYLICEVRKKLKPEFQHLSGRDIAELKHSGVEITTEVQLPLIAYLGDTRRIPLDAHPLLKQCKVLICECTFILPEHRVRAKRTMHLHLEMLPSILADIESEHIVLTHFSRRYTPELIRQKVFNYLPPSERSRVQLFL from the coding sequence ATGAACCTGCGCATAATAGAATGGCGCGCAGTCCAGGAAACCATCGTAAAAAAAATGGCATTATTGCAGTGTGGTAATTTAACACTTGAAGGAAAATCGAGTTCCGCCGTTGCGACTTACGTTCGCGTCAGAGAACTGGACCTTGTTTTCGATTTAGGCAGATGTCCGATGAATTTTATCGGCATCGGCAATGTTTTCATTTCTCATTTCCACCTCGATCACTATTTCGGGTTGCCTATCTACATCAGTCAACGCTGGCTTGCGGGTATACCGCCGGGGAACATCTACGTCCCTTGGAGTGGGTCTAAGCAACTGATGCATATTCTCGATAGAATCTCAGCGTTGGATACCGGCAAGAGTTGGGCGTATCAAATTACACCGGTTCGGGTAGGTGATGAGATTCCGTTTCGGCAAAATTTAGTGGCACACATTCTGCCAAGCGATCATAGTGTCCCTGCTGTTTCTTATTTAATTTGTGAGGTGCGTAAGAAGCTCAAACCAGAGTTTCAGCATTTGTCAGGGCGTGACATCGCCGAACTGAAACATTCGGGGGTTGAGATAACGACAGAGGTGCAATTGCCCTTAATTGCTTACTTAGGGGATACACGGCGTATTCCCCTTGATGCGCATCCATTACTCAAGCAGTGCAAGGTCCTAATTTGCGAATGCACATTCATCCTACCGGAACATCGGGTGCGTGCGAAGCGGACCATGCATCTACATCTTGAGATGTTACCCTCAATTTTAGCGGATATTGAGAGCGAACACATCGTCTTGACTCACTTCTCCCGCCGTTATACACCTGAACTTATTCGACAAAAGGTTTTCAACTACTTACCACCGTCGGAACGTTCTCGCGTTCAACTCTTTCTCTAA